In Brevundimonas sp. SGAir0440, one DNA window encodes the following:
- a CDS encoding dicarboxylate/amino acid:cation symporter: MTETKRGGLALHWLMLIGFAVGLIGGLLVNLAVGADAAWVVWLTDNVTGPIGQIFLRLLFMMVIPLLFSALVVGVAEMGDLSSLGRAGIKTLLLTVVVSSIAVVIGLVMVNVFQPGRGVDPAVAQQLLEQGKDGAASIVQTGRDSSIQLGDFFLDLVPSNAVTAAAENAILPLMIFALFFGIGLVMAKSPATDRLQEVIQGIFEVSMTLINLFIKLAPLAIACLMFNLAALFGWDLLVRLAAFVGVAVGAMAIHMFVVYPLVIWLAAGRSPIAFFKGVREPMVVAFSTASSNASLPVSLKAAEEQLHLPRKIARFVLTVGATANQNGTALFEGVTVLFLAQFFGIDLTITQQVVVMLVCILGGIGTAGVPAGSLPVVAMILVMVKVPPEGIGLILGVDRFLDMCRTTLNVTGDLVLATVVSRGETDDTAEPSDPTAPEGLPGAARRGLKHGTTS, encoded by the coding sequence ATGACCGAGACGAAACGCGGCGGCCTTGCGCTGCACTGGCTGATGTTGATCGGTTTCGCGGTCGGTCTGATCGGGGGATTGCTGGTCAATCTGGCGGTCGGGGCCGATGCGGCCTGGGTGGTCTGGCTCACGGACAACGTGACCGGGCCGATCGGTCAGATCTTCCTGCGCCTGCTGTTCATGATGGTGATCCCGCTGCTGTTCTCGGCTCTGGTCGTCGGGGTGGCGGAGATGGGCGATCTCAGCTCGCTGGGACGGGCGGGGATCAAGACGCTGCTTTTGACGGTTGTGGTGTCCAGCATCGCGGTGGTCATCGGTCTGGTGATGGTCAACGTCTTCCAACCCGGGCGAGGCGTCGATCCGGCGGTGGCTCAGCAACTGTTGGAGCAGGGCAAGGACGGCGCCGCCAGCATCGTTCAGACCGGGCGCGACAGCTCGATCCAGCTGGGCGACTTCTTCCTGGATCTGGTGCCGTCGAACGCGGTCACCGCAGCGGCGGAGAATGCGATCCTGCCGCTGATGATCTTCGCCCTGTTCTTCGGCATCGGTCTGGTCATGGCCAAGAGCCCGGCGACGGACCGTCTGCAGGAAGTGATTCAGGGGATCTTCGAGGTCTCCATGACCTTGATCAATCTGTTCATCAAACTGGCGCCGCTGGCCATCGCCTGTCTGATGTTCAACCTGGCGGCGCTGTTCGGTTGGGACCTGTTGGTGCGTTTGGCGGCATTCGTCGGCGTCGCTGTGGGCGCCATGGCGATCCATATGTTCGTGGTCTATCCGCTCGTGATCTGGCTGGCGGCCGGCCGCTCGCCAATCGCCTTCTTCAAGGGCGTGCGTGAGCCGATGGTGGTGGCCTTCTCGACCGCCTCGTCCAACGCGTCTCTGCCGGTGTCGCTGAAGGCGGCCGAGGAGCAATTGCACCTGCCGCGCAAGATCGCGCGTTTCGTCCTGACGGTCGGCGCCACCGCCAACCAGAACGGCACGGCCCTGTTTGAGGGGGTCACCGTGCTGTTCCTCGCTCAGTTCTTCGGCATCGACCTGACGATCACGCAGCAGGTCGTGGTCATGCTGGTTTGCATCCTTGGCGGCATCGGCACGGCAGGCGTGCCGGCCGGTTCGCTGCCGGTCGTGGCGATGATCCTGGTGATGGTGAAGGTGCCGCCGGAGGGCATCGGCCTGATCCTGGGCGTCGACCGCTTCCTGGACATGTGCCGCACGACGCTGAACGTCACGGGCGATCTGGTTCTGGCGACCGTCGTGTCACGGGGTGAAACCGATGACACCGCTGAGCCGTCCGATCCGACTGCGCCTGAAGGTTTGCCGGGTGCAGCTCGCCGCGGCCTGAAGCACGGAACCACAAGTTAA